The Dendropsophus ebraccatus isolate aDenEbr1 chromosome 3, aDenEbr1.pat, whole genome shotgun sequence genome includes a region encoding these proteins:
- the FAM222A gene encoding protein FAM222A isoform X2, protein MDYRNTGETATPVQTTRYPSPAELDAYAQKVANSPLTIKIFPTNIRVPQHKHLNRTVNGYDTTGQRYSPYQIHTSGYQGLLAVVKSSSKSVVKNVEGKRTKISSAQVGVAPYPMSSTLTQGQPCNGQLSYITNQKQMDAPVPPNVTVATSVIPLGRNLTLQQSNLPSIQSIIYQINQQCQAQASHQACHGVVVTNSSPAKQGMTSGFTAMTGGTVAYTGTVLQDCRSGTELALGSAPVVAKAGSYQDGMDYLIWQQKQQQQLRIYSSGSGGGGAVSKSPEVCPGVSRPYTLASAVEKVSSSPLNCVGMHGNFSVGQYFAPPWNSILVTPNSDCYNPQELANGHRDLGVHPSDGLTSIPSKTLCNTSILSSSLQSLEYLINDIHPPCIKEQMLGKGYETVSVPRLLDHQHAHIRLPIYR, encoded by the exons ATGGATTACAGAAATACAG GTGAAACTGCTACACCAGTACAGACCACGAGATACCCAAGCCCTGCAGAACTAGATGCCTACGCACAAAAAGTAGCTAACAGCCCGTTGACTATCAAGATCTTCCCCACCAACATCAGGGTTCCCCAGCACAAGCACCTAAATAGGACTGTAAATGGCTATGACACAACGGGCCAGCGTTACAGCCCTTACCAAATACACACAAGTGGCTACCAAGGCCTTCTTGCTGTTGTTAAATCTTCTAGCAAGAGTGTGGTAAAGAATGTAGAGGGAAAACGAACTAAAATTTCATCAGCACAGGTTGGTGTTGCTCCCTACCCAATGTCAAGCACTTTAACACAAGGCCAACCTTGCAACGGACAGTTGAGTTATATTACAAATCAGAAACAGATGGATGCACCGGTGCCACCTAACGTGACAGTGGCAACTTCAGTCATTCCTTTAGGTAGAAATTTAACACTCCAGCAGTCCAACTTACCCTCTATTCAAAGCATCATTTACCAGATCAACCAACAGTGCCAGGCTCAGGCTTCTCACCAAGCTTGTCATGGTGTGGTAGTTACCAACTCCAGTCCAGCTAAGCAGGGAATGACCAGTGGTTTTACCGCTATGACCGGTGGCACTGTGGCATATACCGGCACTGTCCTTCAAGACTGTAGGTCTGGCACAGAGTTGGCATTGGGGTCTGCTCCAGTGGTAGCCAAAGCTGGATCCTACCAAGATGGCATGGACTACCTTATTTGGCaacagaaacagcagcagcaactccGGATATACAGTAGTGgcagtggtggaggaggagcggTCAGCAAGTCACCTGAAGTCTGCCCAGGAGTGTCTCGCCCTTATACTCTCGCTAGTGCCGTCGAGAAAGTCAGCTCCTCCCCACTGAACTGTGTCGGCATGCATGGCAATTTCTCTGTTGGTCAATACTTTGCCCCTCCATGGAACAGTATCTTGGTCACACCCAACAGTGACTGTTACAATCCACAGGAACTTGCCAATGGTCACAGGGATTTGGGGGTACATCCATCAGATGGACTAACCAGCATTCCCAGCAAGACCCTTTGCAATACCTCTATTCTTAGCAGTAGCCTTCAGTCTTTGGAGTATCTCATCAATGACATTCATCCACCCTGTATTAAGGAGCAGATGCTTGGCAAAGGTTATGAAACAGTGTCTGTGCCAAGACTTCTTGATCATCAGCATGCCCACATCCGCCTGCCCATTTACAGATAA
- the FAM222A gene encoding protein FAM222A isoform X1 — MLACLQRTQNPPVKHLVCSNKGLEPRKCETATPVQTTRYPSPAELDAYAQKVANSPLTIKIFPTNIRVPQHKHLNRTVNGYDTTGQRYSPYQIHTSGYQGLLAVVKSSSKSVVKNVEGKRTKISSAQVGVAPYPMSSTLTQGQPCNGQLSYITNQKQMDAPVPPNVTVATSVIPLGRNLTLQQSNLPSIQSIIYQINQQCQAQASHQACHGVVVTNSSPAKQGMTSGFTAMTGGTVAYTGTVLQDCRSGTELALGSAPVVAKAGSYQDGMDYLIWQQKQQQQLRIYSSGSGGGGAVSKSPEVCPGVSRPYTLASAVEKVSSSPLNCVGMHGNFSVGQYFAPPWNSILVTPNSDCYNPQELANGHRDLGVHPSDGLTSIPSKTLCNTSILSSSLQSLEYLINDIHPPCIKEQMLGKGYETVSVPRLLDHQHAHIRLPIYR; from the exons ATGTTGGCCTGTCTTCAAAGAACCCAGAATCCTCCAGTAAAGCACCTTGTATGTTCAAACAAGGGTCTGGAGCCTCGAAAGT GTGAAACTGCTACACCAGTACAGACCACGAGATACCCAAGCCCTGCAGAACTAGATGCCTACGCACAAAAAGTAGCTAACAGCCCGTTGACTATCAAGATCTTCCCCACCAACATCAGGGTTCCCCAGCACAAGCACCTAAATAGGACTGTAAATGGCTATGACACAACGGGCCAGCGTTACAGCCCTTACCAAATACACACAAGTGGCTACCAAGGCCTTCTTGCTGTTGTTAAATCTTCTAGCAAGAGTGTGGTAAAGAATGTAGAGGGAAAACGAACTAAAATTTCATCAGCACAGGTTGGTGTTGCTCCCTACCCAATGTCAAGCACTTTAACACAAGGCCAACCTTGCAACGGACAGTTGAGTTATATTACAAATCAGAAACAGATGGATGCACCGGTGCCACCTAACGTGACAGTGGCAACTTCAGTCATTCCTTTAGGTAGAAATTTAACACTCCAGCAGTCCAACTTACCCTCTATTCAAAGCATCATTTACCAGATCAACCAACAGTGCCAGGCTCAGGCTTCTCACCAAGCTTGTCATGGTGTGGTAGTTACCAACTCCAGTCCAGCTAAGCAGGGAATGACCAGTGGTTTTACCGCTATGACCGGTGGCACTGTGGCATATACCGGCACTGTCCTTCAAGACTGTAGGTCTGGCACAGAGTTGGCATTGGGGTCTGCTCCAGTGGTAGCCAAAGCTGGATCCTACCAAGATGGCATGGACTACCTTATTTGGCaacagaaacagcagcagcaactccGGATATACAGTAGTGgcagtggtggaggaggagcggTCAGCAAGTCACCTGAAGTCTGCCCAGGAGTGTCTCGCCCTTATACTCTCGCTAGTGCCGTCGAGAAAGTCAGCTCCTCCCCACTGAACTGTGTCGGCATGCATGGCAATTTCTCTGTTGGTCAATACTTTGCCCCTCCATGGAACAGTATCTTGGTCACACCCAACAGTGACTGTTACAATCCACAGGAACTTGCCAATGGTCACAGGGATTTGGGGGTACATCCATCAGATGGACTAACCAGCATTCCCAGCAAGACCCTTTGCAATACCTCTATTCTTAGCAGTAGCCTTCAGTCTTTGGAGTATCTCATCAATGACATTCATCCACCCTGTATTAAGGAGCAGATGCTTGGCAAAGGTTATGAAACAGTGTCTGTGCCAAGACTTCTTGATCATCAGCATGCCCACATCCGCCTGCCCATTTACAGATAA